A genomic region of Bombus pyrosoma isolate SC7728 linkage group LG6, ASM1482585v1, whole genome shotgun sequence contains the following coding sequences:
- the LOC122568252 gene encoding G-patch domain and KOW motifs-containing protein, with the protein MAEEGKKISFGFAKSIKKPVLKNAIPQEEKKVDYIECLDEKGIKVIGEEEKKDEPLIIPLLGSKTWHDRIVNKIDADIFLPKTDKEKVEDTSVNVAKSKLCNGKSSPVISIKKEPVEDSENKVVTLEEQAAKEIIEELKSKNEHETKTNDLTLPLVEDESLRGKEQSTLEDYEKIPIDAFGVAMLRGMGWQPGKGIGRNEKLVAAVIPELRPKGMGLGADKVALQKKNTDSKKEEEELKIEKGTFVKIIAGKQSNNYGQIEGFDDDAGRLIIKLALGGDIISVNEFMVQPVTKSEYSKNSKVLNTKKYEEYKNKESKGLEQKTDRKRSMSPEPDDSEYGDKSSNKRKKIRSTMHNKNKYGKIGDKKSEKRKRRSESNDDSDSDSEKKRRRERSNSNSSDSYKSKRLKKSKKHKKHDCSSERSSKKHKKKDKEREKVRDKKSRDYADRKKHKRRERSRSRSFSRQ; encoded by the exons atggcagaagaaggaaagaagatttCCTTCGGTTTTGCGAAATCTATTAAGAAACCTGTGTTAAAAAATGCTATTCcacaagaagaaaagaaagttgaTTACATTGAATGTCTTGATGAAAAAGGTATTAAAGTAATAGG tgaggaagaaaaaaaagatgaacCTCTAATTATTCCATTGCTAGGTTCAAAAACCTGGCACGAtagaattgttaataaaatagatgCAGACATTTTCCTTCCGAAGACAGATAAGGAAAAGGTAGAAGACACTAGTGTTAACGTGGCAAAATCAAAGCTATGTAATGGAAAATCATCGCCGGTAATATCAATAAAGAAAGAGCCAGTTGAAGATAGTGAAAATAAAGTTGTTACTTTAGAAGAGCAAGCAGCTAAAGAAATCATTGAGGAACTTAAGTCAAAGAATGAACATGAAACTAAAACAAACGATTTAACTTTACCTTTAGTAGAAGATGAATCATTAAGAGGCAAAGAACAG tCTACGTTAGaagattatgaaaaaattcctATTGATGCTTTTGGTGTAGCAATGTTACGGGGAATGGGATGGCAACCAGGAAAGGGAATTGGTAGAAAtgaaaa ATTAGTAGCAGCTGTCATACCAGAATTACGACCAAAAGGTATGGGTCTTGGAGCAGACAAAGTAGCATTGCAGAAAAAAAATACGGATTccaaaaaagaagaggaagaactTAAAATCGAGAAAGGAACATTTGTGAAAATTATAGCTGGAAAACAAAGCAATAATTATGGTCAAATAGAAGGATTCGATGATGATGCAGGAAGGCTCATAATAAAACTAGCTCTTGGTGGAGATATAATATCTGTAAATGAATTTATGGTACAGCCAGTGACTAAATCAGAATATTCAAAGAACTCAAAAGTTCTAA ATACAAAAAAGTATGAGGAATATAAGAACAAGGAATCCAAGGGACTCGAGCAAAAGACAGATAGAAAAAGATCAATGTCCCCTGAACCCGATGACAGTGAATATGGTGACAAAAGtagtaataaaagaaagaaaatcagaAGTACGATGCACAATAAGAACAAGTATGGTAAAATTGGGGataaaaaatcagaaaaacgaaaaaggcGCTCCGAATCTAATGACGACAGTGATAGTGATTCTGAAAAGAAGAGACGGAGAGAAAGAAGTAATTCTAACAGTAGCGATTCTTATAAATCAAAAAGATTGAAGAAGTCAAAGAAACATAAGAAACACGATTGCTCATCTGAAAGATCAagtaaaaaacataaaaagaaagacaaagaaagagaaaaagttaGAGATAAGAAATCCAGAGATTATGCAGACAGAAAGAAACACAAAAGACGAGAAAGATCAAGATCTCGATCGTTTAGTAGGCAGTAA
- the LOC122568253 gene encoding omega-amidase NIT2 isoform X1 — protein MILTNIAKQVVRTMSTFRLALVQLEVNEVKSKNIERAVSYISSAKEHNADIIALPECFNSPYGIQYFPKYAESIPDGETSVALSKAAKENSIYVVGGTIPEIEGDKLYNTCTIWGPDGALIAKHRKVHLFDIDIPNKITFRESDSLNPGNSLTMFDVKGCKIGIGICYDIRFEEMARIYRNKGCQMLMYPAAFNMTTGPLHWSLLQRSRANDNQLYVACISPARVPSASYVAWGHTQLTNPWGKILYDLETQENMVVTDIDLKVVEEVRAQIPTFSQRRTDLYDTVWKKE, from the exons ATGATACTTACGAACATCGCTAAACAAGTAGTGCGCACGATGTCGA CATTTCGCTTGGCGTTGGTACAACTTGAAGTAAATGAagtaaaaagcaaaaatatagAGCGGGCAGTTTCCTACATTTCAAGCGCGAAAGAGCACAATGCCGATATTATCGCTCTTCCTGAATGCTTTAATTCACCATATGGAATAc aatattttccaaaatacgCCGAGAGTATTCCTGATGGTGAAACGAGCGTTGCTTTATCGAAGGCAGCTAAAGAAAACAGCATTTATGTAGTTGGTGGTACGATACCTGAAATAGAGGGCGATAAATTGTACAATACCTGTACTATTTGGGGTCCCGATGGAGCTTTGATAGCAAAACACCGGAAG gTACATCTATTCGATATCGACATTCCTAATAAGATTACTTTCCGAGAGAGTGATTCACTCAATCCTGGTAACTCTCTAACTATGTTTGATGTGAAGGGCTGCAAAATAGGTATTGGCATTTGCTATGATATTAGGTTCGAGGAAATGGCACGCATTTATCGGAACAAAG GTTGCCAAATGCTGATGTATCCAGCGGCATTCAATATGACCACTGGACCACTGCACTGGTCATTACTTCAGCGTTCCAGAGCGAACGACAATCAATTATACGTCGCCTGTATATCACCGGCTCGTGTTCCTTCAGCAAGTTACGTCGCATGGGGACATACACAGTTGACCAATCCCTGGGGAAAGATCCTTTACGATTTGGAAACTCAAGAGAATATGGTGGTCACCGATATCG aTCTGAAAGTTGTTGAGGAAGTAAGGGCTCAAATACCTACATTTTCTCAGAGACGTACAGATTTGTACGATACTGTCTGGAAGAAGGAGTAA
- the LOC122568253 gene encoding omega-amidase NIT2 isoform X2, whose protein sequence is MILTNIAKQVVRTMSKYFPKYAESIPDGETSVALSKAAKENSIYVVGGTIPEIEGDKLYNTCTIWGPDGALIAKHRKVHLFDIDIPNKITFRESDSLNPGNSLTMFDVKGCKIGIGICYDIRFEEMARIYRNKGCQMLMYPAAFNMTTGPLHWSLLQRSRANDNQLYVACISPARVPSASYVAWGHTQLTNPWGKILYDLETQENMVVTDIDLKVVEEVRAQIPTFSQRRTDLYDTVWKKE, encoded by the exons ATGATACTTACGAACATCGCTAAACAAGTAGTGCGCACGATGTCGA aatattttccaaaatacgCCGAGAGTATTCCTGATGGTGAAACGAGCGTTGCTTTATCGAAGGCAGCTAAAGAAAACAGCATTTATGTAGTTGGTGGTACGATACCTGAAATAGAGGGCGATAAATTGTACAATACCTGTACTATTTGGGGTCCCGATGGAGCTTTGATAGCAAAACACCGGAAG gTACATCTATTCGATATCGACATTCCTAATAAGATTACTTTCCGAGAGAGTGATTCACTCAATCCTGGTAACTCTCTAACTATGTTTGATGTGAAGGGCTGCAAAATAGGTATTGGCATTTGCTATGATATTAGGTTCGAGGAAATGGCACGCATTTATCGGAACAAAG GTTGCCAAATGCTGATGTATCCAGCGGCATTCAATATGACCACTGGACCACTGCACTGGTCATTACTTCAGCGTTCCAGAGCGAACGACAATCAATTATACGTCGCCTGTATATCACCGGCTCGTGTTCCTTCAGCAAGTTACGTCGCATGGGGACATACACAGTTGACCAATCCCTGGGGAAAGATCCTTTACGATTTGGAAACTCAAGAGAATATGGTGGTCACCGATATCG aTCTGAAAGTTGTTGAGGAAGTAAGGGCTCAAATACCTACATTTTCTCAGAGACGTACAGATTTGTACGATACTGTCTGGAAGAAGGAGTAA